The following proteins are co-located in the Vigna angularis cultivar LongXiaoDou No.4 chromosome 2, ASM1680809v1, whole genome shotgun sequence genome:
- the LOC108319879 gene encoding LRR receptor-like serine/threonine-protein kinase RPK2, giving the protein MDLLFLLQCLLFFTSQHANALNASISRDALSLLSFKSFVSSDPSNILAGWTNHSSSNICRWHSVACGGPGSLSDRVTSLNVTGLRGGLLSPSVGDLSELRVLSLVGNMFSGEIPDTVGNLRFLEVLELQGNNFSGRVPTQMSFAFLQSLKLVNLSGNAFSGSIPSDIIGSGSVKIVDLSNNQFSGVIPLNGTCDSLKHLKLSRNFLTGEIPSQIGKCRNLRTLLVDGNIFEGRIPSEIGQIVELRVLDVSRNSLTGRVPKELANCVKLSVLVLTDLFEDRDDGGLDDGFRGEFNAFVGNIPHQVLLLPSLTVLWAPRANLGGRLPSGWSELCSLRVLNLVQNYVTGVLPESLGMCRNLSFLDLSSNNLVGYLPSLQLRVPCMVYFNVSRNNISGTLKGFRKESCGVSAVDPSFLELDGFSDDEYFNLPVWRFQKNAFVGSGFEENNTIVVSHDFSWNSFVGSLPSFSLGDSLFSANRKVSYALSLNNNRFSGTLPDQLVSNCNELKTLSVNLSVNQLSGGNFQTSVLECLKLTDFEAAYNQIDGSIGPAIGGLVMLQHLDLSGNKLSGSLPNQFGNLQNMKRMHLGGNNLTGEIPTQLGQLTSLTVLNLSHNALVGIIPASLSNAKSFEILLVDHNKLSGEIPLTFSTLSNLVQLDVSFNNLSGHIPRLQHPSDCDSYKGNAHLHPCPDPYSDSPASLPVPLEIQHHTHRGRKLRTLVIVVVTSASVVLCTLLGIVLVIFSGRSKFGRLSSIRRRQVVTFQDVPTELNYDSVATATGNFSIRHLIGTGGFGSTYKAELAPGFVVAIKRLSIGRFQGIQQFETEIRTLGRIRHKNLVTLIGYYVGKAEMFLIYNYLSGGNLEAFIHDRSGKNVQWPVIYKIAKDIAEALAFLHYSCVPRIVHRDIKPSNILLDEDHNAYLSDFGLARLLEVTETHATTDVAGTFGYVAPEYATTCRVSDKADVYSFGVVLLELMSGRKSLDPSFSEYGNGFNIVPWAELLMTEGRCSELFSSTLWEAGPKEKLLGLLKLALTCTEETLSIRPSMKQVLEKLKYLKS; this is encoded by the coding sequence ATGgatcttctctttcttcttcagtGCCTTCTCTTCTTCACTTCGCAGCACGCAAATGCCCTCAATGCTTCAATTTCTCGCGACGCATTGTCACTTCTCTCTTTTAAAAGCTTCGTCTCTTCCGACCCTTCCAACATCCTCGCCGGTTGGACCAACCACTCCTCCTCCAATATCTGCCGATGGCACTCCGTCGCGTGTGGCGGCCCAGGGAGCCTCTCTGACCGAGTCACTTCCCTCAATGTCACCGGTCTCCGTGGCGGCCTTTTGTCGCCCTCCGTCGGCGACTTGTCTGAGCTCCGCGTGCTGTCCCTCGTCGGGAACATGTTCTCCGGCGAGATTCCTGATACCGTTGGGAACCTTCGGTTTCTCGAGGTCCTCGAACTGCAAGGGAACAACTTTTCAGGGAGAGTCCCGACCCAGATGAGTTTTGCTTTTCTTCAGTCTCTTAAACTTGTTAACCTCTCTGGTAATGCCTTCTCTGGTTCGATTCCGAGTGATATTATTGGCTCTGGGAGTGTGAAAATCGTTGATTTGTCGAATAATCAGTTTTCTGGTGTGATTCCTCTGAATGGTACTTGTGATTCGTTGAAGCATTTGAAGTTGTCTCGTAACTTTTTGACTGGGGAGATTCCATCTCAAATTGGCAAATGTAGAAACTTGAGGACCCTTTTGGTTGATGGGAACATCTTCGAAGGTAGAATCCCTTCTGAGATTGGCCAAATTGTTGAACTGAGAGTTCTGGATGTTTCTAGAAACTCACTCACTGGAAGGGTCCCTAAGGAGTTGGCTAATTGTGTGAAACTGTCTGTGCTTGTGCTTACTGATTTGTTTGAGGATCGTGATGATGGAGGATTGGATGATGGCTTTAGAGGAGAGTTTAATGCCTTTGTTGGGAACATACCTCATCAGGTGTTGCTGCTTCCAAGTCTAACGGTGTTGTGGGCCCCAAGGGCAAATCTTGGTGGACGGTTGCCTAGTGGCTGGTCGGAGTTGTGCTCTCTGAGGGTGCTCAATTTGGTGCAGAATTATGTTACTGGTGTCTTGCCTGAGAGTTTGGGGATGTGTAGGAATTTGAGTTTCTTGGATTTGAGTTCTAATAATTTGGTGGGGTATTTGCCTTCATTGCAGCTTCGTGTTCCTTGTATGGTGTACTTTAATGTCAGCAGAAACAATATATCTGGCACTCTTAAAGGATTTAGGAAAGAAAGTTGCGGTGTGAGTGCAGTAGACCCTTCATTTCTAGAATTGGATGGTTTTAGTGATGATGAATACTTTAATTTACCTGTTTGGAGGTTTCAAAAGAATGCTTTCGTTGGGTCTGGTTTTGAGGAGAATAACACTATTGTTGTTAGCCATGATTTCAGCTGGAATAGTTTTGTGGGATCCTTGCCTTCGTTCTCTCTTGGAGATAGTCTTTTTAGTGCTAATCGTAAAGTCTCCTATGCGCTGTCTCTCAATAATAATAGATTCAGTGGAACTCTACCGGACCAGTTAGTTTCAAACTGTAACGAGCTCAAGACATTGTCAGTTAACTTGAGTGTGAACCAACTATCGGGTGGGAATTTCCAAACGTCGGTTTTGGAGTGCCTAAAGTTGACAGATTTTGAAGCAGCGTACAACCAGATTGATGGGTCAATTGGACCAGCTATAGGTGGCTTGGTGATGCTTCAGCATCTTGATTTAAGTGGGAACAAGCTATCTGGATCACTGCCGAATCAGTTTGGAAACCTTCAAAACATGAAACGGATGCATCTGGGAGGAAACAATCTAACAGGGGAAATTCCTACCCAACTTGGCCAACTGACTTCCCTTACTGTTTTGAATTTGTCTCACAATGCTCTAGTTGGAATAATACCTGCGAGTTTGTCAAATGccaaaagttttgaaattctgttggTGGACCACAACAAACTTTCTGGGGAAATACCTTTAACTTTTTCTACTCTTTCCAATCTTGTGCAGCTAGATGTTTCTTTTAACAATCTTTCGGGTCATATTCCTCGTCTTCAACACCCAAGTGACTGTGATTCCTACAAAGGAAATGCACACTTGCATCCTTGCCCTGATCCATATTCTGACTCACCTGCTTCTCTTCCCGTCCCCCTTGAAATCCAGCATCATACTCATAGAGGGAGAAAATTAAGGACATTGGTTATTGTTGTGGTAACTTCTGCTTCTGTGGTACTGTGCACTCTTCTGGGAATAGTATTGGTTATCTTTTCTGGAAGGAGTAAATTTGGTCGGCTTAGCAGTATAAGAAGGCGACAGGTAGTGACCTTTCAAGATGTTCCAACTGAATTGAACTATGACAGTGTGGCCACAGCTACTGGAAACTTCAGCATCAGGCATCTAATTGGCACAGGCGGCTTTGGGTCAACATACAAGGCAGAACTGGCCCCAGGTTTTGTTGTTGCCATAAAGAGGTTGTCGATAGGTAGGTTTCAAGGCATTCAACAGTTTGAAACGGAAATAAGGACACTGGGAAGAATTCGACACAAGAATCTTGTGACTCTTATTGGATATTATGTAGGGAAGGCTGAAATGTTCTTAATTTACAACTACCTTTCTGGAGGGAACCTTGAAGCTTTCATACATGACAGGTCAGGGAAGAATGTTCAGTGGCCAGTTATTTACAAAATAGCAAAAGACATAGCAGAGGCCCTTGCTTTTCTTCACTACTCATGTGTTCCTCGCATTGTTCACCGAGATATCAAACCTAGCAACATTTTACTTGATGAAGATCATAATGCCTACCTGTCAGATTTTGGCTTGGCACGACTGCTTGAGGTAACTGAGACCCATGCCACCACTGATGTTGCAGGCACATTTGGTTACGTTGCACCAGAATATGCCACCACCTGCAGGGTTTCTGACAAAGCCGATGTCTACAGCTTTGGTGTGGTGTTATTAGAATTGATGTCTGGAAGAAAGTCACTTGATCCATCCTTTTCTGAATATGGAAATGGATTCAACATTGTACCATGGGCAGAGCTACTAATGACCGAAGGCCGTTGTTCTGAGCTATTTTCATCTACTTTATGGGAAGCAGGGCCTAAGGAAAAATTGTTGGGCCTTTTAAAGCTTGCATTAACATGCACAGAAGAGACTCTTTCTATTCGACCATCAATGAAACAGGTTCTTGagaaattgaaatatttgaaaagttgA